The DNA sequence CCGCCGTGAAGTCCTCCTTGTACGAGTCCGGGAACGCGCGGGCGTACCGGCGCACCAGTGCCCGGCCCGCCGCGGTCTCCCCCGATTTCTCCATCAGCGCGTCGTCCCAGCTGCGGGTCAGTTCGGCCAGCCGCTCCTGGATCTCCAGCACGCGCCGCGCGCTCACGTCCAGACCGTCGTGCCCGTCTCCGTGCTCGTCCCACGCCGCCGGCGCCTGGATGGTGTAGTGCACCATCGCCAGCGCCGACTCGGTGATCCGCGCACTGTAGTCGGCGTCGGTGCCGCCGAGCTCGTCCAGCAGCACGTCGCGCATCGCCAGCCGCGTGGTGGTCGTGTACCGGTCACGCGGCAGGTATACGAGCGCAGAGATGAACCGCCCGTTGCGGTCCCCCCGCAGGAACAGCCGCACGCCGCGGCGCACACCCAGGTCCAGCACCTCGTCCACCACGTGCAGCAGCTGCGCGGTGGACGTCGCGAACATCTCGGTGCGCGGATACGACTCGATGATCTCGACGATCGACTGCCCGTTGAAGCTGTCGACGGCGTACCCTGACCTGTCGAGGACGCTGCGCGCCCGACGGCCCAGCACCGGGATGTCGAAGACGCTCTGGTGCATCGCCGACATGGTGAAGACGCCGAGGAACCGATGCTCCCCGCGCAGCCGTCCCCCCTCGTCGTACACGCGCACACCCACGTAGAACGGGTGCAGCACGTGCATCGCGATGGTCGACGACTGCCCCTGCGTCAGCGTCAGCAACTGCGCCGCGGCGGCACCGTCGGGCGCGGCCGCGTCCTTGCCGGCGCCGGTGACCACGCGCAGGCGCGCATCGGTGAACTCGCCCGAATGGAACACCCCCAGCCCCGTCCCGGGCACCGCGGTCTGCACGGCGGTCGACCCCGCACCGTCCGGCGCATCAGCGGCGGGGGCCTCGTCGTCGGAGGCCTCGTCGTCGGAGGCCTCGTCGTCGGGGGCATCGTCGGGGTCCACGACGTACCGGCGGTAGCCGAGCAACGCCAGATGCCCCGAGGACATCCACCGCAGCAGCTCGGCGCTCTCGCGGGCGGCGGTCTCGTCCGCCGTGCCGATGCCGCGGCCGTGCTCGACGTCGTCGGCGACGGCGCCCATGATGTCGTGCATCGCCGTGGTGTCCTCCACGACCCATCCGATGTCGGCGAGCAGCGCGCGCACCCTGTGCTCGACATCGCGGCGCAGGTCGGGAGGCAGGCCGGTGAGCTCGAGGTGGATCCAGGACTCCACCCGCCCGCCGTCGTCGCCCCCGCTCGGCGTGCGGCCGTGCGCATTCCGCTCAGACGCGGTTCCACGATTCTCGCGCGTGGTCGCGTCGCCCTCGATGGCGGCCAGTCGCCCGCCCCCGTCGCGGCGCACCCGCAGGATGGGATGGACGATGTGGTCGACCGCGATCCCCGTGCTGCCGAGCAGGGCGATCAGCGACTCCACGAGGAACGGCGCGTCGTCGGTGACCACCTGCAGCACCGCGCCCGCCGGGTGCTCGCCGGACGTTTCCGGCCCGTCGCCGGCATCGGGCAGCAGGCGCAGACTCACCAGCGCCTCACCCGCCGCGCGCGTAAGGCCCACGCGGACGTGATGCCTGGCCATCTCGGAATCGAGGCGCCCCGGCACGCCGATCCCCTCGTGCGTCTGCCGGTAGCGGGCGGTCAGCGCCGCGACCGCGTCGCCGAGCACGCCGTCAAGGTCGCCGCCGACAGCCGCGTCCGCGCCGGAATCTCCCAGCCCCATCGCGATCACCTCCCGCGGTCCGATGCGCACGGTAGGGGTTGCCTCGACCGTATGCCGCACCGGAGACGTTCGCGCGAAGTTCGACGGCCCCGGCCGCCGAAGCGGTCCGGGGCCATCGATGCGAGCGAAGAGGCTCAGGCGTCGAGGATCCGCTCCGTCAGCATCGCCCGGACGTCGTCGGGGATCGGGCGGGAGGTCTCCGTCTCCAGGTCCACCGCCACGGCCACGGCGTCGACGGTGGAGTAGAGGTTCCCCTGCGGATCGCGGATCCGGTGGCGCAGCGTGAATGAGCTCGTGCCCACCTTGAGCACCCATACGTCGACGTCGACGCCCTCGGCCGTGTAGTGCAGCGAGCGCTCGAAGTCCACCTCGATCCTGCGCACCACGATCGGGCCGATGGAGTGCGCCGCGGTGCCGCCGATCTCGCCCAGGAACCGCAGGCGCGCCTCCTGTGCGTATTCGAGGTACATCACGTTGTTGATGTGCCCCAGCTGGTCGCTGTCGCCCCAGCGCAGCTGCAGGCGCACGCGGTACGGCTCAGTCACCGTGCCCCTCAGTCCCTGGTCAGCTTGCGATAGGTGACGCGGTGCGGGCGCGACGCGTCCACGCCCAGGCGCTCGGTCTTGTTGGCCTCGTACCCCTCGAAGTTGCCCTCGTACCAGTACCACTGGCCCTCGGCGACGTTGCCCTCCCACGCCAGGATATGGGTGCAGGTGCGGTCCAGGAACCACCTGTCGTGCGAGATCACCACGGCGCAGCCCGGGAACGATTCGAGCGCGTTCTCCAGCGAGCCGAGCGTCTCCACGTCCAGGTCGTTGGTGGGCTCGTCGAGGAGGATCAGGTTGCCGCCCTCTTTGAGGGTGAGCGCCAGGTTCAGCCGGTTCCGCTCACCTCCGGAGAGCACACCCGCCGGCTTCTG is a window from the Tomitella gaofuii genome containing:
- a CDS encoding acyl-CoA thioesterase, with translation MTEPYRVRLQLRWGDSDQLGHINNVMYLEYAQEARLRFLGEIGGTAAHSIGPIVVRRIEVDFERSLHYTAEGVDVDVWVLKVGTSSFTLRHRIRDPQGNLYSTVDAVAVAVDLETETSRPIPDDVRAMLTERILDA